Proteins from a single region of Candidatus Obscuribacterales bacterium:
- a CDS encoding DUF58 domain-containing protein has protein sequence MRQTKAWSDWLETRWVSPSYGGWLLLGLAVFFFAAATNTMAGWLYVISGGMLAMLAIAALLPPRSLKRLQVSRMPIYPISAGDALQVELRIDNPTPQARGLLELSDLLPFVVGAPERSALETLAAQGQYRWAYSRVMEQRGVYRWHTVHLRTAAPFGLFWRRQAFTQPAIAVVYPQVLPLSSCPLVDEQGADEQKELQSIQRPDSASEGMTRALRPYRWGDPIRMVHWRSSARYGDLRVRELEVITGGQALVIALDSGIAWPAAAFEEAVIVAASLYFYALKQKLQVSLWTAGTGTVDGQQQVLEVLAATQADEEPRPIAGQRPDLPLVWLTPRGDRLEDLPAGSRWMLWDEMGRSPSTTQRLGILRQPEDPLQIQLQRSL, from the coding sequence ATGCGACAAACAAAGGCATGGTCAGATTGGCTTGAAACTCGTTGGGTGTCTCCGTCCTATGGCGGCTGGCTGCTGCTGGGGTTGGCTGTATTTTTCTTTGCGGCGGCGACCAACACCATGGCTGGCTGGCTGTATGTGATCAGTGGCGGCATGTTGGCCATGTTGGCGATCGCTGCCCTGTTGCCGCCGCGATCGCTGAAGCGTTTGCAGGTGAGTCGGATGCCCATCTATCCCATCAGCGCTGGCGATGCCTTGCAGGTGGAACTGCGGATTGATAATCCCACGCCCCAGGCTCGGGGACTGCTCGAACTTTCTGACCTGCTGCCGTTTGTGGTGGGTGCGCCAGAACGGTCGGCCTTGGAAACCTTGGCGGCCCAAGGGCAATACCGCTGGGCCTATAGCCGAGTGATGGAACAGCGGGGGGTCTACCGTTGGCATACGGTGCATCTGCGGACGGCGGCTCCCTTTGGTCTCTTCTGGCGGCGGCAGGCGTTCACTCAGCCCGCGATCGCTGTGGTCTATCCCCAGGTATTGCCGCTGTCGTCCTGTCCCTTGGTGGATGAGCAGGGAGCCGATGAGCAGAAAGAGCTGCAAAGTATTCAACGTCCCGATAGCGCTAGCGAAGGCATGACCCGGGCCCTGCGGCCCTACCGCTGGGGGGATCCGATTCGCATGGTGCATTGGCGATCGAGCGCTCGTTATGGCGATCTGCGGGTGCGGGAGTTGGAGGTGATCACCGGCGGTCAGGCCTTGGTGATTGCCTTGGATAGCGGCATAGCTTGGCCGGCGGCAGCCTTTGAAGAAGCGGTGATTGTGGCAGCGTCGCTATATTTCTATGCCTTGAAGCAAAAACTGCAGGTGAGCCTCTGGACGGCGGGGACGGGGACGGTGGACGGGCAGCAGCAGGTGCTTGAAGTTTTGGCGGCCACCCAGGCCGATGAAGAGCCTCGGCCGATCGCGGGTCAGCGTCCGGATCTGCCCTTGGTTTGGTTGACCCCGAGGGGCGATCGCTTGGAAGATTTACCAGCGGGTAGTCGCTGGATGCTGTGGGATGAGATGGGGCGATCGCCCTCCACAACTCAGCGTTTGGGTATTCTGCGCCAGCCCGAGGATCCGTTGCAGATTCAACTGCAGCGATCGCTCTAG
- a CDS encoding AarF/ABC1/UbiB kinase family protein: MPDRPSRDAAASESIPSPVGSSVPSGLLSNPSEHRGITVSDRSKLHTSKKYRWNRERYSRQRRYVDIWTFVLRLLASQWLYGKSWSYAGGMTDEKQTLRRRRLAVWIRETLLDLGPTFIKVGQLFSTRADLFPSEYVEELSKLQDKVPAFNYEQVEAIIEQDLGKTIPELYQSFDPIPLAAASLGQVHRAQLHSGEEVVVKIQRPGLKKLFTIDLAILKGIARYFQNHPDWGRGRDWMGIYEECCRILWEEIDYLGEGRNADTFRRNFRNEGWVRVPRVYWRYASSRVLTLEYLPGIKISHYDAIEAAGLDRKNLAQLGARAYLHQLLNNGFFHADPHPGNIAVSSDGALIFYDFGMMGQVPAITREKLLNTFFGIAQKDAEQVVASLVELGALAPAEDMGPVRRSVQYMLDNFMDQPFETQSVAAISDDLYDIAYNQPFRFPATFTFVMRAFSTLEGVGKGLDPDFNFMEVAKPFAMQLMTDGRSSLETDGLLGEIGRQAAQMSSTALGLPRRIDDTIDKLERGDIRVRVRSIESDRLLRRISTVNLGMNYTILAGTFTLSATILLVSEYVILASVMAILAVASAIALIRLLMRLDRYDRMF; the protein is encoded by the coding sequence TTGCCTGATCGTCCCAGTCGTGATGCTGCCGCATCTGAATCTATCCCGTCTCCAGTCGGGTCGTCTGTGCCCTCTGGTCTATTGTCTAATCCGTCAGAACATCGGGGCATAACCGTGAGCGATCGCTCCAAACTGCATACAAGCAAAAAATACCGCTGGAACCGTGAGCGCTACTCTCGGCAACGTCGCTATGTAGATATCTGGACGTTTGTCCTCAGACTCTTGGCGTCCCAATGGCTGTATGGCAAGTCCTGGAGTTATGCCGGCGGCATGACCGACGAAAAGCAGACGCTGCGGCGGCGACGCTTGGCAGTATGGATTCGAGAAACACTCTTGGATTTAGGGCCCACCTTCATCAAAGTTGGGCAATTGTTCTCCACGCGGGCAGACCTCTTTCCTAGCGAATATGTGGAAGAACTATCGAAGCTACAGGACAAGGTGCCAGCCTTCAACTACGAACAGGTTGAAGCCATCATCGAGCAAGACCTCGGCAAAACCATTCCCGAACTGTATCAAAGCTTCGACCCCATTCCCCTAGCTGCCGCCAGCCTTGGGCAGGTGCATCGAGCCCAGCTTCACAGCGGCGAAGAAGTGGTGGTGAAAATCCAGCGACCGGGTTTGAAAAAGCTGTTCACCATTGACCTCGCCATCCTCAAAGGCATCGCCCGCTACTTCCAAAACCATCCCGACTGGGGACGGGGGCGCGATTGGATGGGTATTTATGAAGAATGCTGCCGAATTCTTTGGGAAGAAATTGACTATCTGGGCGAAGGGCGGAATGCCGACACCTTCCGACGGAACTTTCGCAATGAAGGATGGGTGCGCGTGCCTCGGGTGTATTGGCGCTATGCCTCATCGCGAGTACTCACCCTAGAATATTTGCCGGGCATCAAGATCAGCCACTACGACGCCATTGAAGCAGCCGGGCTCGATCGCAAAAACCTGGCCCAACTGGGAGCCCGCGCCTACCTGCACCAACTGCTCAACAATGGATTTTTCCACGCCGACCCCCACCCCGGCAACATTGCCGTGAGTTCAGACGGAGCGCTGATCTTTTACGACTTCGGCATGATGGGTCAGGTGCCAGCCATCACCCGCGAGAAACTGCTCAACACCTTCTTTGGCATTGCCCAAAAAGATGCTGAACAAGTGGTGGCATCCTTGGTGGAACTAGGAGCCCTAGCGCCTGCCGAGGATATGGGCCCCGTGCGGCGATCGGTGCAGTACATGCTGGACAACTTCATGGATCAGCCCTTTGAAACCCAGTCCGTCGCAGCCATCAGCGATGACTTATATGATATTGCCTATAATCAACCCTTCCGATTTCCCGCCACCTTCACCTTTGTGATGCGGGCATTTTCGACCCTGGAAGGGGTGGGCAAGGGTCTCGATCCAGACTTTAACTTTATGGAGGTTGCAAAACCGTTTGCAATGCAGCTTATGACCGACGGACGTTCATCCCTAGAAACCGATGGACTGCTGGGAGAAATTGGCCGCCAGGCCGCTCAAATGAGCAGTACAGCCCTAGGCTTACCCCGACGCATTGACGATACAATCGATAAACTAGAGCGAGGGGATATTCGGGTACGGGTGCGCTCCATTGAGAGCGATCGCCTTCTGCGGCGAATCAGTACCGTAAACCTGGGAATGAACTATACTATTTTGGCTGGCACGTTCACTCTGTCCGCCACGATTTTGCTAGTGAGTGAGTACGTGATCTTAGCTAGTGTGATGGCAATCCTTGCAGTAGCTTCAGCGATCGCTCTCATCCGCCTGTTAATGCGTCTAGATCGCTACGATCGTATGTTTTGA
- a CDS encoding Stp1/IreP family PP2C-type Ser/Thr phosphatase has translation MKRIFSGLTDTGLVRSVNQDAYYIDPDGRFCLVADGMGGHAGGQEASRLATDTIREYLETHWSFPAKSHQLLEEALLKANHAILKDQRDHPERSDMGTTVVVVLFRDDQPSCAHVGDSRLYRLRGSRLDQITEDHTWVRRALKSGELTTDQARLHPWRHILSKCLGRDDVRQIDVQTFELEPNDRLILCSDGLTEELSDHLIAFHLKSIRACDQAASALVNAAKGKGGRDNITIVIVSNEQSD, from the coding sequence ATGAAACGGATTTTCTCGGGGCTAACAGACACAGGGCTAGTGCGCTCTGTCAATCAGGATGCGTACTATATTGACCCCGATGGTCGGTTTTGCCTAGTCGCTGATGGCATGGGCGGCCATGCGGGCGGACAAGAAGCCAGTCGCTTAGCCACCGATACCATCCGTGAGTACTTAGAAACCCACTGGAGCTTTCCGGCCAAGTCCCATCAGTTACTGGAAGAGGCGCTGCTGAAAGCGAACCACGCCATTTTGAAAGATCAGCGCGACCATCCGGAGCGATCGGACATGGGAACCACCGTGGTGGTGGTACTCTTTCGCGATGACCAGCCCTCCTGCGCCCATGTCGGCGACTCACGCCTCTATCGCCTACGAGGTTCTCGGCTCGATCAAATTACCGAAGACCATACCTGGGTACGACGAGCGCTGAAGTCTGGAGAATTAACCACCGATCAAGCCCGTCTCCATCCCTGGCGACATATTTTGTCGAAATGCCTGGGGCGAGATGATGTGCGCCAAATCGACGTGCAGACCTTTGAGCTAGAACCCAACGATCGCCTCATTCTCTGCAGTGATGGTCTCACGGAAGAGCTATCCGATCACTTAATTGCCTTTCACCTCAAATCCATTCGCGCCTGTGACCAAGCCGCCAGCGCCCTGGTCAATGCAGCCAAAGGCAAGGGTGGCCGCGATAATATTACCATCGTGATTGTCTCCAATGAGCAGTCTGACTAG
- the alr gene encoding alanine racemase, whose product MLSWDHRPTLSTMGRERAWVEINHSHLAYNVQAIQALLAPGTDLMAVVKADAYGHGAVTIAQTALQAGATWLGVATIPEGIELREAGIQAPILLLGATNTVEQVRAIAHWQLQPTLCTEKQALVFAEAMDSATHPLPVHLNVDTGMSRLGVPWQQVLPLAQHIQRSPHLHLASVYSHFATADDPDVQTLQHQRDRFQQVIQTLGDHGIVPPMLHLANSAGTLVESSLHYDLVRVGLAIYGLYPAPHFRASIDLKPVLQVKARVTQVKTLPPQTGVSYGHRFVTQRETRLAVVGIGYADGVPRLLSNRMNVLLRGQFVPQIGAITMDQLMLDVTDLAEVHEGDVVTLLGHDQDATISADDWADTLGTISWEILCGFKHRLPRLSLSSPATATAKPLTLS is encoded by the coding sequence ATGTTGAGTTGGGATCATCGGCCAACGTTGTCCACCATGGGCCGCGAGCGGGCGTGGGTTGAGATTAACCACAGCCACCTAGCCTATAATGTCCAAGCCATTCAAGCTCTCTTGGCTCCAGGCACAGACCTAATGGCGGTGGTGAAAGCTGATGCCTATGGTCATGGGGCGGTGACCATTGCCCAAACCGCCCTCCAGGCTGGGGCCACCTGGCTAGGCGTAGCCACCATTCCCGAAGGCATCGAACTGCGGGAAGCAGGGATCCAGGCTCCCATTCTCTTGCTGGGAGCCACCAATACCGTCGAGCAAGTGCGGGCGATCGCTCACTGGCAGTTGCAGCCAACACTCTGCACCGAAAAACAGGCCCTGGTCTTTGCCGAGGCGATGGACTCCGCAACCCATCCGCTCCCGGTTCACCTCAACGTCGATACGGGCATGTCGCGCCTGGGAGTTCCCTGGCAGCAGGTACTTCCCCTCGCCCAGCATATTCAGCGATCGCCCCATCTCCACCTGGCCAGCGTCTACTCCCACTTTGCAACAGCGGATGATCCGGATGTGCAGACCCTTCAGCACCAACGCGATCGCTTCCAGCAGGTCATCCAAACCCTAGGCGATCATGGCATCGTTCCGCCCATGCTGCATCTAGCGAACTCCGCCGGCACCCTGGTTGAGTCCAGCCTCCATTACGACCTCGTCCGGGTCGGGCTAGCCATCTACGGGCTTTATCCCGCCCCCCATTTTCGGGCCAGCATCGATCTCAAACCCGTGCTGCAAGTGAAAGCCCGCGTCACCCAGGTGAAAACCCTACCCCCCCAGACCGGCGTCAGCTATGGGCATCGATTTGTCACCCAGCGAGAAACTCGGCTAGCCGTTGTTGGCATTGGCTATGCCGATGGCGTACCCCGCTTGCTGTCCAACCGCATGAACGTTCTCTTACGAGGACAGTTTGTTCCCCAAATTGGCGCGATTACCATGGATCAGCTCATGCTCGACGTGACCGACCTTGCCGAAGTCCACGAGGGTGATGTGGTTACCCTACTGGGGCACGATCAGGACGCCACCATCTCTGCCGACGACTGGGCCGACACCCTAGGAACCATTTCCTGGGAAATCCTTTGCGGCTTTAAACATCGCCTACCGCGATTATCCCTATCCTCACCGGCAACCGCCACCGCCAAACCCCTAACCCTTTCCTAA